A stretch of Arachis hypogaea cultivar Tifrunner chromosome 15, arahy.Tifrunner.gnm2.J5K5, whole genome shotgun sequence DNA encodes these proteins:
- the LOC140179098 gene encoding uncharacterized protein, whose amino-acid sequence MVLMRLGWIFSLDQYFDYFRVPKEEQISIAAIHMTGAVIPWFQMSQRAARFRLWNQLKRAIELEFGPSLYESPRKLLFKLQQLGTMSDYYNKFVALANRTQIDPPDALKDCFISGLKSDIRREVKVQCPPSLMRAVTLARLYVGQAFFSIEKHLWSGLSSSSADSCNCKFE is encoded by the coding sequence ATGGTTCTGATGCGTTTGGGTTGGATATTTTCTCTGGATCAGTATTTTGACTACTTCCGTGTGCCTAAGGAAGAGCAAATCAGCATCGCGGCTATTCACATGACCGGTGCCGTGATTCCTTGGTTTCAAATGTCACAACGCGCTGCTCGATTTCGTTTATGGAATCAGTTGAAGCGTGCCATTGAACTCGAATTTGGGCCTTCTCTGTATGAATCGCCACGGAAATTATTATTCAAATTGCAACAATTGGGTACGATGAGTGACTATTACAACAAATTTGTTGCTTTAGCTAATCGTACACAAATTGATCCACCTGATGCATTGAAGGATTGTTTTATTAGTGGGTTAAAATCTGATATTAGACGAGAGGTGAAGGTACAGTGCCCTCCCTCCCTGATGCGTGCGGTCACATTAGCTAGACTTTACGTAGGACAAGCTTTCTTCAGTATCGAGAAGCACTTATGGTCTGGCCTCTCCTCGTCCTCAGCCGACTCCTGCAACTGCAAATTCGAGTAA
- the LOC114925323 gene encoding uncharacterized protein, with product MCDWANRIEYSLWTQHCDEGRRFGHMTTNISECVNSILKGVRNLSVCSLVKATYGRLAKLFVRKGREAEAQMGTGQQFSQHLVKCIEANLKTARCFTVTVYDRDNSEFTVAETTPTGSFSLGTYRVSLASHTYDCGYFQVLHFPCPHALACCAYSQLTWEPYVHQVYRLNSVFSVYQMGFTPPISEGFWPPYDGPTVIPDPNKRRAREDRPRSTRIRTNMDEADPNRP from the coding sequence atgtgtgacTGGGCTAACCGGATTGAGTATTCCTTGTGGACACAACATTGTGATGAGGGGCGTAGATTCGgacacatgacgacgaatatatctgagtgtgtgaactcaatcctcAAGGGTGTCAGAAATCTTTCTGTTTGCTCGCTAGTGAAGGCAACATATGGAAGGTTGGCCAAATTATTTGTTCGCAAAGGGAGGGAGGCTGAGGCGCAGATGGGAACCGGACAACAATTTAGTCAGCACTTGGTGAAGTGTatagaggccaacttgaagacggctAGGTGCTTCACGGTTACTGTGTACGACAGGGATAACTCTGAGTTCACCGTCGCAGAGACAACTCCGACTGGTTCTTTCTCACTGGGTACCTATAGAGTCTCGCTTGCATCTCACACATATGACTGCGGATACTTCCAGGTACTTCATTTCCCGTGTCCCCACGCACTCGCATGTTGTGCCTACTCACAGCTTACATGGGAGCCTTACGTCCACCAGGTGTATCGTCTTAATTCGGTCTTCAGTGTGTATCAGATGGGTTTCACACCTCCCATTTcggagggtttctggccaccataTGACGGGCCGACTGTCATCCCTGACCCCAATAAGAGGCGTGCGAGAGAGGATCGTCCCAGGTCCACTCGGATACGGACCaatatggacgaggcagatccgaaCCGGCCATAG
- the LOC112748974 gene encoding protein BZR1 homolog 1, which yields MTGGGSSGRLPTWKERENNKRRERRRRAIAAKIYAGLRAQGNYKLPKHCDNNEVLKALCAEAGWIVEEDGTTYGKGCKRPQGEIGGTPANMSGCSSLQPSPQSSAFPSPVPSYHASPTSSSFPSPSRIDPNLQNPSSFLLPFIHNITSIPTNLPPLRISNSAPVTPPLSSPTSRGSKRKADFESLSNVSSLNSFRHPLFAVSAPSSPSRRHQLATSTIPECDESDASTVDSGRWVSFQTTTASAAPPSPTFNLVKPAMQQITPQGSMDMNEGMQWGQAAERGRPSDFDFENGRVKPWEGERIHEVGVDELELTLGCGKA from the exons ATGACCGGCGGTGGATCGTCGGGGAGGCTGCCGACGTGGAAGGAGAGGGAGAACAACAAGCGGAGAGAGAGAAGGCGGAGAGCGATTGCAGCGAAGATCTACGCTGGTCTTCGAGCTCAGGGTAACTACAAGCTTCCCAAGCACTGTGATAACAACGAGGTCTTGAAAGCTCTCTGTGCCGAAGCTGGTTGGATTGTCGAAGAGGACGGAACTACCTACGGCAAg GGATGCAAGAGGCCGCAAGGTGAGATTGGAGGAACTCCAGCGAACATGAGTGGTTGTTCTTCACTGCAGCCAAGCCCACAGTCATCAGCATTCCCAAGCCCTGTTCCTTCCTACCATGCTAGCCCAACTTCCTCATCATTCCCCAGCCCCTCTCGCATTGATCCCAACCTTCAAAACCCCTCTTCATTCCTCCTACCATTCATTCATAACATCACCTCCATCCCCACAAACCTTCCTCCTCTTAGAATATCCAATAGTGCCCCTGTTACCCCTCCTCTTTCTTCCCCAACCTCCAGGGGTTCTAAAAGGAAGGCGGATTTCGAATCCCTCTCCAATGTCTCCTCTCTTAATTCGTTCCGCCATCCTCTCTTCGCGGTATCCGCCCCATCCAGCCCCTCCCGCCGCCACCAATTGGCTACTTCCACCATTCCTGAGTGTGATGAATCTGATGCTTCCACTGTGGACTCCGGTCGCTGGGTTAGTTTTCAGACAACGACTGCCTCGGCTGCTCCTCCGTCGCCTACCTTTAACCTTGTGAAACCAGCAATGCAGCAGATCACTCCCCAGGGTTCCATGGATATGAATGAAGGCATGCAATGGGGCCAGGCTGCAGAGAGAGGAAGACCATCGGATTTTGACTTTGAGAATGGTCGAGTGAAGCCATGGGAGGGTGAGAGGATACATGAGGTGGGAGTGGATGAGTTGGAACTTACTCTAGGCTGTGGAAAGGCCTGA